In Aquimarina sp. TRL1, a single window of DNA contains:
- a CDS encoding 2-isopropylmalate synthase yields the protein MSSNKVQIFDTTLRDGEQVPGCKLNTQQKLIIAERLDTLGVDVIEAGFPVSSPGDFASVSEIAKIVKNATVCGLTRSVEKDIKVAAEALQYAKRPRIHTGIGTSDSHIKYKFNTTREKVIERGVAAVKYAKSFVEDVEFFAEDAGRTDNEYLARVCEAMIKAGATVLNIPDTTGYCLPEEYGAKIKYLKENVTGIDNVTISCHCHNDLGLATANSIAGVLNGARQIECTINGIGERAGNTALEEVVMIMRQHPTLALNTNINPKLLFDTSRMVSEGMGMVVQPNKAIVGANAFAHSSGIHQDGVIKNRETYEIIDPEEVGVTESAIVLTARSGRAALAYRAKKVGYDLTKLQLDDAYKEFLSFADRKKEVKDEDIHEIMRIKSIASAIVA from the coding sequence ATGAGTAGTAACAAAGTCCAAATTTTCGATACAACCCTTAGAGACGGAGAACAAGTTCCTGGTTGCAAATTAAACACGCAACAAAAACTAATCATAGCAGAACGTCTCGACACCTTGGGAGTTGATGTTATTGAAGCAGGTTTTCCTGTTTCCAGTCCCGGAGACTTCGCTTCTGTAAGTGAAATCGCTAAAATTGTAAAAAATGCTACAGTTTGCGGACTGACAAGATCTGTAGAAAAAGATATCAAGGTAGCTGCAGAAGCACTCCAGTATGCTAAACGACCAAGAATACATACGGGAATAGGGACTTCTGACTCTCATATCAAATACAAATTTAATACAACCCGAGAAAAAGTAATTGAACGTGGCGTTGCTGCTGTTAAATATGCCAAGTCATTTGTAGAAGATGTAGAGTTCTTCGCAGAAGATGCCGGGAGAACAGATAATGAATACCTAGCACGTGTTTGCGAAGCGATGATCAAAGCAGGAGCAACTGTATTGAATATTCCTGATACTACAGGGTATTGTCTTCCTGAAGAATACGGAGCAAAAATAAAGTACTTAAAAGAAAATGTAACCGGTATCGATAATGTAACGATCTCTTGTCACTGTCACAATGACCTGGGGTTAGCAACCGCTAATTCTATTGCCGGTGTACTTAATGGAGCCAGACAAATTGAATGTACTATTAACGGAATCGGAGAACGTGCCGGGAATACCGCTTTGGAAGAAGTCGTAATGATTATGAGGCAACATCCGACATTAGCACTTAATACGAATATCAATCCGAAACTATTATTTGATACCAGTCGAATGGTTTCTGAAGGTATGGGAATGGTTGTACAACCAAATAAAGCCATTGTAGGAGCTAATGCCTTTGCACACAGCTCAGGAATCCACCAAGATGGAGTGATCAAAAATAGAGAAACCTATGAAATTATTGATCCTGAAGAAGTAGGAGTAACAGAATCTGCTATTGTACTTACTGCCAGAAGTGGTAGAGCTGCTCTAGCGTATAGAGCTAAAAAAGTAGGGTATGATTTAACAAAGCTTCAATTGGATGACGCTTACAAAGAATTCCTTTCTTTTGCTGATAGAAAAAAAGAAGTAAAGGATGAAGATATCCATGAAATAATGAGAATTAAAAGCATTGCTTCTGCCATTGTAGCATAA
- the leuC gene encoding 3-isopropylmalate dehydratase large subunit, which yields MKKTLFDKVWDAHVVKEIKDGPQILYIDKHLIHEVTSPQAFNELEQRGIPIFRPNQIVATADHNTPTVDQHLPVRDEMSRKQLEQLSQNCAKNDITLYGLGHQYNGIVHVMAPELGVTQPGMTMVCGDSHTSTHGAFGTIAFGIGTSQVAQVFASQCLLLQKPKSLRVTVNGKLKPGVLPKDVILYIISKLGTNSGTGYFCEYAGNVFEEMSMEGRMTVCNMSIEMGARGGMIAPDETTFAYVKGRKFAPQGEEFDKKVAYWKTLPTDEGAIFDKEYFFDAEDIEPMITYGTNPGMGIKITEHIPSENNDSFEKSLAYMNFEKGQSLIDQKINYVFIGSCTNSRIEDFRIAASFIKGKTKANNVTAWFVPGSQQVAKQIENEGLKDIFEEAGFHLRQPGCSACLAMNDDKIPEGEYCVSTSNRNFEGRQGQGARTILASPLVAAATAIEGKIIDVTKYLN from the coding sequence GTGAAGAAGACCTTATTTGATAAAGTTTGGGATGCACATGTCGTTAAAGAAATAAAAGACGGACCACAAATTTTGTATATCGACAAACATTTAATCCACGAAGTAACAAGTCCACAAGCATTTAATGAACTTGAACAACGTGGAATTCCTATTTTTAGACCTAATCAGATTGTCGCTACAGCAGATCACAACACTCCAACGGTAGATCAACATCTTCCTGTAAGAGATGAAATGTCCAGAAAGCAATTAGAGCAACTTTCTCAAAATTGTGCTAAAAATGACATTACTTTATATGGGCTTGGTCATCAATATAATGGTATTGTACATGTCATGGCTCCGGAACTGGGAGTTACACAACCTGGAATGACAATGGTATGTGGAGACAGCCATACCTCTACTCATGGTGCTTTTGGAACCATCGCTTTTGGTATAGGAACCAGTCAGGTAGCACAGGTTTTTGCTAGTCAATGTTTATTGTTACAAAAACCTAAAAGTCTGAGAGTAACTGTCAATGGAAAACTAAAACCCGGAGTACTGCCTAAAGATGTAATTTTATATATCATTTCTAAGTTAGGAACAAACTCTGGTACAGGATATTTCTGTGAATATGCAGGAAATGTATTCGAAGAAATGTCAATGGAAGGGCGAATGACGGTTTGTAATATGAGTATCGAAATGGGAGCTCGAGGAGGTATGATTGCTCCTGATGAGACTACCTTTGCATATGTAAAAGGACGTAAATTTGCTCCTCAGGGAGAAGAATTCGATAAAAAAGTAGCTTACTGGAAAACACTCCCTACAGATGAAGGAGCTATATTCGACAAAGAATACTTTTTTGATGCAGAAGATATAGAACCCATGATTACCTATGGAACTAATCCTGGAATGGGTATCAAAATAACAGAACACATCCCTTCTGAAAATAATGACTCTTTTGAAAAATCATTAGCATATATGAATTTTGAAAAAGGGCAATCCTTGATTGATCAAAAAATCAATTATGTATTTATCGGTAGTTGTACCAATAGTAGAATTGAAGATTTCCGAATTGCAGCCAGCTTTATTAAAGGAAAAACCAAAGCTAATAATGTTACTGCCTGGTTTGTTCCTGGCTCTCAACAGGTCGCTAAACAAATTGAAAATGAAGGTTTAAAGGATATTTTTGAAGAAGCCGGATTTCATTTGAGACAACCAGGGTGTTCTGCTTGTCTGGCTATGAATGATGACAAAATTCCAGAAGGAGAGTACTGCGTATCGACTTCTAATAGAAATTTTGAGGGACGACAGGGACAAGGAGCCAGAACCATATTAGCCAGTCCGTTAGTAGCCGCAGCAACGGCTATAGAAGGTAAAATTATTGATGTTACAAAATACTTAAATTAG
- the leuD gene encoding 3-isopropylmalate dehydratase small subunit has protein sequence MDKFTKLVSPAIPLPIENIDTDQIIPARFLKATNRDGFGENLFRDWKYNKDGSLNNEFALNDMTYTGTILVAGDNFGCGSSREHAAWAIHDYGFKVVVSSFFADIFKGNALNNGVLPVQVTPEFLSEIFEEVRKNPETALEVDLEHQTITITANGNSQNFEINNYKKTCLMNGYDDIDFLVNSKSEIEAFEASRQ, from the coding sequence ATGGATAAGTTTACAAAATTAGTATCACCAGCTATTCCTCTACCAATAGAGAATATAGATACCGACCAAATTATCCCTGCCCGCTTTCTAAAAGCGACAAACAGAGATGGTTTTGGAGAAAATTTATTCAGAGACTGGAAATACAATAAAGATGGAAGTCTTAATAACGAATTTGCTCTAAATGACATGACCTATACCGGGACAATTCTTGTTGCAGGAGATAATTTTGGATGTGGTTCCAGTAGAGAGCATGCTGCTTGGGCAATACATGATTATGGATTTAAGGTCGTTGTATCCAGTTTTTTTGCTGATATTTTTAAAGGAAATGCATTAAACAATGGGGTATTACCTGTACAGGTAACTCCAGAGTTTTTATCCGAAATATTTGAAGAAGTACGTAAAAACCCGGAAACAGCATTAGAAGTAGATCTGGAGCATCAGACAATTACTATTACTGCTAATGGAAATTCTCAAAACTTTGAAATTAACAACTACAAAAAGACCTGTCTTATGAACGGGTATGATGATATTGATTTCTTAGTTAATAGTAAAAGTGAAATCGAAGCCTTTGAAGCTTCAAGACAATAA
- the leuB gene encoding 3-isopropylmalate dehydrogenase — protein MKLDIAVLSGDGIGPEVTAQAIKALEAIAHSFDHTFIFKEGLVGAIAIDKTGNPLPDTTLALCSDTDAVLFGAIGDPKYDNDPSAPVRPEQGLLKLRKELGLYANIRPVKAYKTLIEKSPLKKEIIDGTDISIYRELTGGIYFGKKELSEDGTVASDLCEYSKPEIERIAHLAFKSAQKRRKKVTLVDKANVLESSRLWRKVVTEIAAEYPEVTLDFLFVDNAAMQMILNPSQFDVILTENMFGDIISDEASVIGGSIGLLASASVGNRFAMFEPIHGSYPQATGKGIANPIAAILSAAMLLEHFDLMKEAQAIKNAVEKALELNLTTPDLNDKNPLTTEKVGDFIADYILNPEDSNINFENIHVGQSTII, from the coding sequence ATGAAACTAGATATTGCCGTATTATCAGGAGATGGAATCGGACCAGAGGTAACCGCTCAAGCCATCAAGGCGTTGGAAGCTATTGCGCATAGTTTCGACCACACATTTATATTCAAAGAGGGATTAGTCGGGGCTATTGCCATCGATAAAACTGGAAATCCCCTACCCGATACTACTTTAGCTTTATGTTCGGACACAGATGCTGTTCTCTTTGGAGCTATTGGAGATCCTAAATATGATAATGACCCTAGTGCTCCAGTTCGACCAGAGCAAGGCTTATTAAAGCTGAGAAAAGAATTAGGGCTCTATGCCAATATACGCCCTGTTAAAGCCTATAAAACATTAATCGAAAAATCTCCATTAAAAAAAGAGATTATAGACGGTACTGATATTTCTATCTATAGAGAACTAACCGGAGGCATCTATTTTGGTAAAAAAGAATTGAGTGAAGATGGTACTGTAGCCTCTGATCTATGCGAATATTCTAAACCAGAAATAGAACGCATTGCACATTTAGCATTTAAATCAGCCCAAAAAAGAAGAAAGAAAGTAACATTAGTTGATAAAGCAAATGTATTGGAGTCTTCTCGTTTATGGAGAAAAGTTGTCACCGAAATTGCTGCCGAATATCCAGAGGTAACTTTAGATTTCCTATTTGTAGATAACGCTGCAATGCAGATGATTCTCAATCCAAGTCAATTTGATGTAATTCTTACTGAAAATATGTTTGGTGATATCATCTCTGATGAAGCTAGTGTTATCGGAGGATCTATTGGGCTTTTAGCCTCAGCATCTGTTGGAAATCGATTCGCGATGTTCGAACCAATACATGGATCATATCCACAGGCAACCGGAAAAGGAATTGCTAATCCTATAGCCGCTATTCTATCTGCTGCAATGCTATTAGAACACTTCGATTTAATGAAAGAAGCACAAGCGATTAAAAATGCTGTAGAAAAAGCACTGGAATTAAACTTAACAACTCCTGATCTAAACGATAAAAATCCGTTGACAACAGAAAAAGTTGGGGATTTCATCGCTGATTATATCCTAAACCCTGAAGATTCTAATATTAATTTTGAAAATATTCACGTAGGGCAATCCACTATTATCTGA
- a CDS encoding DUF423 domain-containing protein — MKEFVLSSAAFFGGLAIIIGAFGAHALKKIFSEEQLKNFETGVKYQMYHAIVLLITGYQFPFISGIEKGMAYCFIIGIVLFSFSIYGLCISAAMGKKMTFLGPITPLGGLLFVIGWFLLLLVNFTQ, encoded by the coding sequence ATGAAAGAATTTGTTCTCTCTTCTGCTGCCTTTTTTGGTGGACTTGCCATTATCATCGGTGCTTTTGGCGCTCACGCATTAAAAAAAATATTTTCTGAAGAGCAATTAAAAAATTTTGAAACTGGTGTGAAATACCAAATGTATCATGCTATAGTACTGCTTATTACTGGGTATCAATTTCCTTTTATCTCTGGAATAGAAAAAGGAATGGCCTATTGTTTTATCATTGGGATTGTTTTATTTTCTTTTAGTATCTATGGATTGTGTATCAGTGCCGCCATGGGGAAAAAAATGACTTTTCTGGGACCTATAACACCTTTGGGAGGATTGCTATTTGTCATCGGGTGGTTTCTCTTGCTATTGGTCAACTTTACACAGTAA
- a CDS encoding DUF2293 domain-containing protein: MATTVQHIFLTKKEKLQCCSCGRPVPKGHPYVAETENHKGTCFRCSPFVNYTLLHAGNAAMTRRSKKYSTRCAILWEWVPKRKRFQRKGQFVEDSAIEKARIECEKDQEIRQEKNKKAALIRAEKDKAYVAHFAHAIRNRYPYCPKNREFEIAIHACEKYSGRVGRTAGAKEFEPKMIDLAVIAHIRHMETDYDNQFGKGKRKKEIRSEIKYDVQKILVSWKNPH; this comes from the coding sequence TTGGCTACAACAGTACAGCATATTTTTTTAACCAAAAAAGAAAAATTACAATGTTGCTCTTGCGGACGTCCTGTTCCCAAAGGGCACCCTTATGTTGCAGAAACAGAAAATCATAAAGGAACTTGTTTTCGATGTTCTCCTTTTGTCAATTACACACTACTACATGCAGGAAATGCAGCAATGACTCGAAGGTCTAAGAAATACTCTACAAGATGCGCCATATTATGGGAGTGGGTTCCAAAAAGAAAGCGATTTCAGAGAAAAGGACAATTTGTAGAAGATAGTGCTATTGAAAAAGCACGTATCGAATGCGAAAAAGATCAGGAAATACGTCAGGAAAAAAATAAAAAAGCAGCATTAATAAGAGCTGAAAAAGACAAAGCTTATGTAGCTCATTTTGCACATGCAATACGAAATAGATATCCATATTGCCCGAAAAACAGAGAGTTCGAAATCGCTATTCACGCTTGTGAAAAATATAGTGGTCGTGTTGGCAGAACAGCAGGAGCAAAAGAATTTGAGCCTAAAATGATCGACCTGGCTGTCATTGCACATATTAGACACATGGAAACAGATTATGACAATCAATTTGGGAAAGGGAAGCGGAAAAAAGAAATTAGATCTGAGATAAAATACGATGTTCAAAAAATTCTAGTTTCCTGGAAAAATCCCCATTAA
- a CDS encoding lectin ESA-2 — protein sequence MAIYQVQNQWGGNSAPWHAGGTWVLGGRDNQNVVAIDIKSGDGGRTFSGTMTYEGEGPIGFKAIQIAGNNYSVENQWGGASAPWHPGGNWIIGGRNGQNVIELNVTAESGSANLEGTMKYAGEGPIGFKGQETVGSSYSIENQWGGASAPWHPGGTFVLGARENQNPVAYDIQSTDGGKTFTGTMTYAGEGPIGFRAIQTAGNNYAAENQWGGASAPWHPGGNLVIGARVNQNVVQLKINSNDNGETFSGEMTYLGEGPIGVKAVLSSRVLSGATS from the coding sequence ATGGCAATTTATCAAGTACAAAATCAATGGGGAGGCAATTCCGCTCCCTGGCATGCAGGAGGAACATGGGTCTTAGGAGGAAGAGACAACCAAAATGTTGTAGCAATCGATATTAAGTCCGGAGATGGAGGAAGAACTTTTTCCGGAACAATGACATATGAAGGCGAAGGTCCTATAGGATTTAAAGCCATACAAATCGCAGGTAATAACTACAGTGTAGAAAATCAATGGGGAGGAGCTTCTGCACCTTGGCACCCAGGAGGAAACTGGATTATAGGTGGTCGAAATGGACAAAATGTTATCGAATTAAATGTTACTGCTGAATCCGGAAGTGCTAACCTGGAAGGAACAATGAAATATGCAGGAGAAGGTCCTATCGGTTTTAAAGGGCAGGAAACTGTCGGAAGCAGTTATTCTATAGAAAATCAATGGGGAGGGGCTTCTGCACCATGGCATCCGGGAGGTACCTTCGTTTTAGGTGCCCGAGAGAATCAAAACCCGGTAGCATATGATATTCAGTCTACTGATGGAGGGAAAACATTTACCGGAACAATGACATATGCAGGAGAAGGTCCTATCGGCTTTAGAGCAATCCAAACTGCTGGAAATAACTACGCTGCAGAGAATCAATGGGGAGGAGCTTCTGCACCTTGGCATCCAGGAGGTAATCTTGTGATCGGGGCAAGAGTGAATCAGAATGTTGTACAGCTAAAAATAAACTCGAACGATAATGGAGAAACCTTTTCCGGAGAAATGACGTATCTGGGAGAAGGACCTATTGGTGTTAAAGCAGTACTTTCTTCCAGAGTTCTTAGCGGAGCTACTTCATAA
- a CDS encoding T9SS type A sorting domain-containing protein, with protein sequence MKNKYPNFYLLLFLLVTGVVIKVTAQTNTPFNCDVNAYLFQYNDVFGIDLASGTSTPTASDMVEGNINGAGYNAKDGYIWGSLKTPSNTIIKIGADYTYETHYFSELPSSSYIGDVHPNGIYYLKNGGTVFHKIDLDPSSSTYLTHLGTGTLSENISIHDWAFNAQDDFLYTVEKGTNRLYRIDIDTGIVTNLGVVPILSGNDYTYGAVYFDLAGNFYVSSNQTGTLYIVYAVQDITAGGTISSNLFAFGPSSSSNDGARCPTAPVAMENCTNGVDDDGDGLVDCDDPSCSGVESCPVVTTTSGGNEGGLESNNRLSSLVNKRNYSRAKTGYSFDKKTAKRLYKTKNYGKKYSANFTLRDLVPLETINDTEAIESSPLDLIAITNATDIISIDYQRNKETVGVLLALKTENKVYEHTKYICDRLLGAELLSVSTIHIDEHPFIKSIIKNPKGELEFVVSFSGRMTADQTGFIIDSHWNLDTYASDHEYYNFQIWASTVDDLYTLANEVLELMKAQRTITSYNVSPPPPIFVKSAAYKNHKLTMEVVNTREETQHITVEGHKRATETSEFEPLQEKFSLDNYINQITFDTGSLYDFGFRVRNEFEFTPDDLFVSDGTWGVDDAADHTQVNIFEVTPDTTSFEEGTYAIERNVSLTATINDYVAIYRSLTPRFHAVDLSEYETMRFRAAGSGKLSITIIKDSIRDWEDQFRTEVTLKEEAQDFVIPISDFSSKLGIPIDLSDAELIVFKMTAIEKSASEVFIKIADLQFSTSQKVVPDTIASKEVFLAPNPVEDSATFYFHMTTKETYQLYVYNVLGEKVYSEEQEGVRGLNELTFEKRNLPGGMYFYQLHFEGTSRGGKFLIKN encoded by the coding sequence ATGAAAAATAAATACCCAAATTTTTACCTATTGTTATTTTTATTGGTTACAGGAGTTGTAATCAAAGTAACAGCTCAAACGAACACTCCTTTTAATTGTGATGTAAATGCCTATTTATTTCAGTATAATGATGTTTTTGGAATAGATCTGGCCTCAGGAACATCAACTCCAACAGCAAGTGATATGGTAGAAGGAAATATTAATGGCGCAGGATATAATGCCAAAGACGGATATATCTGGGGATCATTAAAGACGCCTTCCAATACGATTATAAAAATAGGAGCTGATTATACGTATGAAACGCATTACTTTAGTGAATTACCGTCAAGTAGTTATATCGGAGATGTACATCCTAATGGAATTTATTATCTAAAAAACGGAGGAACGGTATTTCATAAAATAGATTTAGATCCTTCTTCAAGTACGTATTTAACACATTTAGGTACAGGAACTTTGTCTGAAAATATAAGTATTCACGATTGGGCATTTAATGCGCAGGATGATTTTTTGTACACTGTAGAGAAAGGAACGAATCGCTTGTATAGAATTGATATAGATACAGGGATAGTAACAAATCTAGGAGTAGTTCCTATACTGTCTGGAAACGATTATACTTACGGAGCTGTATATTTTGATTTGGCAGGGAATTTTTATGTTTCTTCTAATCAGACAGGGACCTTATATATTGTTTATGCAGTACAGGATATAACAGCAGGAGGGACTATTTCTTCTAATTTATTTGCTTTTGGACCTTCTAGTTCCAGCAATGATGGAGCACGATGTCCCACAGCCCCAGTTGCTATGGAAAATTGTACTAATGGTGTTGATGATGATGGTGATGGATTGGTAGATTGCGATGACCCTTCATGTTCGGGAGTTGAGAGCTGTCCGGTAGTTACAACCACTTCGGGAGGAAATGAAGGCGGATTGGAAAGTAATAATAGATTATCATCGTTAGTTAATAAACGGAATTATTCCAGAGCGAAAACAGGATATTCCTTCGATAAGAAAACAGCAAAAAGACTTTATAAAACAAAGAATTACGGAAAAAAATACAGCGCTAATTTTACCCTTAGAGATTTAGTACCTCTGGAAACTATTAATGATACGGAAGCTATTGAAAGTTCTCCTCTGGATTTGATAGCTATCACGAATGCTACAGATATTATATCAATAGATTATCAGAGGAATAAAGAGACAGTTGGTGTTTTATTAGCATTGAAAACAGAAAATAAAGTTTATGAACATACAAAGTATATCTGTGATCGGTTATTGGGAGCTGAGTTATTATCTGTATCTACTATTCATATAGACGAGCACCCATTTATCAAATCAATTATAAAAAATCCGAAAGGAGAATTGGAGTTTGTTGTAAGTTTTTCAGGAAGAATGACGGCTGATCAAACCGGGTTTATAATAGATTCCCATTGGAACCTAGATACGTATGCCAGTGATCATGAATATTATAATTTTCAGATTTGGGCAAGTACCGTAGATGATTTATACACATTAGCGAATGAAGTACTTGAATTAATGAAAGCTCAAAGAACGATAACATCTTATAATGTTTCTCCTCCTCCTCCGATTTTTGTTAAAAGCGCTGCTTATAAAAATCATAAGTTGACAATGGAAGTAGTAAACACAAGAGAGGAAACACAGCATATTACAGTAGAAGGTCATAAACGAGCAACAGAAACTAGTGAATTTGAACCATTGCAGGAAAAGTTTTCATTAGATAATTATATCAATCAAATAACATTTGATACGGGAAGCCTTTATGATTTTGGATTTAGAGTTCGTAACGAATTTGAGTTTACTCCTGATGATTTATTTGTATCTGATGGTACCTGGGGAGTAGATGATGCAGCGGATCATACACAGGTAAATATTTTCGAAGTTACTCCTGATACTACTTCTTTTGAAGAAGGAACCTATGCTATAGAAAGAAATGTTTCGCTAACAGCTACTATAAATGATTATGTAGCAATCTACAGGTCATTAACTCCTCGATTCCATGCAGTTGATCTGTCTGAATATGAAACGATGCGTTTTAGAGCAGCTGGTTCAGGGAAATTGAGTATTACTATAATCAAGGATAGTATCAGAGACTGGGAAGATCAGTTTAGAACAGAGGTTACTCTAAAAGAAGAAGCTCAGGATTTTGTTATACCAATATCTGATTTTTCTTCTAAACTAGGAATTCCGATTGATTTATCAGATGCTGAATTGATTGTTTTTAAAATGACAGCAATAGAAAAGAGTGCTTCAGAAGTTTTTATAAAAATAGCAGATTTACAATTCTCTACTTCACAAAAAGTAGTGCCTGATACTATAGCTAGTAAAGAAGTTTTTCTGGCTCCAAACCCTGTTGAAGATTCTGCTACTTTTTATTTCCATATGACAACAAAAGAGACCTATCAATTGTATGTATATAATGTTTTAGGTGAAAAAGTATATAGTGAAGAACAAGAAGGGGTTAGAGGTCTCAATGAATTAACGTTTGAGAAAAGAAATCTGCCAGGAGGGATGTATTTTTATCAACTACATTTTGAAGGAACCTCTAGAGGAGGTAAATTTTTGATAAAAAACTGA
- a CDS encoding YchJ family protein, translated as MSTQQCPCGTGKSYFNCCKIVHEHHEKAITAEMLMRSRYVGFVYADGDYLLKSHHAKTRPVHEKKEIVKWAKSVNWIKLDVLKTSKGNLEDTDGYVEFKAFFFENNAVQVIHEKSYFIKEKGRWYYYGAV; from the coding sequence ATGAGCACACAACAATGTCCTTGCGGTACCGGAAAAAGTTATTTCAACTGCTGTAAAATAGTCCATGAACATCATGAAAAAGCGATAACTGCAGAGATGCTGATGAGATCCAGGTATGTTGGTTTTGTCTATGCGGATGGAGATTATTTGCTAAAAAGTCATCATGCCAAAACACGCCCTGTACATGAGAAAAAGGAGATCGTTAAATGGGCTAAGTCTGTAAACTGGATAAAACTAGACGTGCTAAAAACATCCAAAGGAAACTTAGAAGACACTGATGGATATGTAGAGTTCAAAGCCTTCTTTTTTGAAAATAATGCTGTACAAGTAATCCATGAAAAATCTTATTTTATAAAAGAAAAAGGACGCTGGTATTACTATGGAGCAGTGTAA
- a CDS encoding acyl-CoA dehydrogenase family protein, with protein MNPDFSEFISSFENTLKSVFHQRANIDTFSSQRGIPPMVMREIMAHAPLSVAIPQNYGGRGAYVKECLGVLAAASYESLPLSLTFGINIALFLEPVAKYADEDVKGAIFKRFLEKQQMGGLMITEPDFGSDALNMQTYNIKNDSSYTIKGTKHWQGLTGMADYWLITSRKKNEKGELARDIDFFICDVTQKNQHVEVEEYFDNLGLYMIPYGRNKLNLEIPEKFKLQPESTGIKMMLDILHRSRMQFPGMGMGFIKRMLDEALLQCKNRIIGGKNLLALDQVQHQISKIQSAFTICSAMCIRSSKTSGIDKNVSSAGIEANSMKAVITDLMQESAQLLVQLSGSKGYRLSHIGGRGIVDSRPFQIFEGSNEMLYTQISEMVLKLMRKKKEFNLFAFLKEFNLTEKSSEYFKKDIDFSLKFDLPQRKLVDLGKALGRIISADFVLSLTETDFRKDLIDNCIVSLQQDISKLINSYNFNNLIDSIEEYKSNSSWLQFS; from the coding sequence ATGAATCCAGACTTTTCAGAATTCATTTCTTCTTTTGAGAACACTCTAAAATCCGTATTTCACCAACGAGCTAATATAGACACTTTCAGTAGTCAACGAGGAATTCCTCCCATGGTAATGAGAGAAATTATGGCTCATGCTCCTTTATCAGTTGCCATTCCTCAAAATTATGGAGGGCGTGGAGCGTATGTCAAAGAATGTCTAGGTGTACTGGCAGCAGCATCCTATGAATCCCTTCCATTATCACTTACCTTTGGTATAAACATCGCTTTATTTCTAGAACCTGTTGCTAAATATGCTGATGAGGATGTAAAAGGAGCTATTTTTAAGCGTTTCCTAGAGAAACAACAAATGGGTGGACTCATGATTACAGAGCCTGACTTTGGGAGTGATGCCTTGAACATGCAGACATATAACATTAAAAATGACTCTTCTTATACAATCAAAGGAACCAAACACTGGCAGGGGTTGACCGGTATGGCAGATTATTGGTTAATAACTTCCCGAAAGAAAAATGAAAAAGGGGAATTAGCAAGAGATATTGATTTTTTTATTTGTGATGTCACACAAAAGAATCAACATGTAGAAGTCGAAGAGTACTTTGATAATCTCGGACTATATATGATACCATATGGTCGTAACAAATTAAACCTTGAAATTCCTGAAAAATTCAAATTACAACCTGAAAGTACAGGAATTAAAATGATGCTAGACATCCTTCATCGCAGTAGAATGCAGTTCCCTGGAATGGGTATGGGGTTCATTAAACGTATGTTGGACGAAGCACTCCTTCAATGCAAAAACAGAATCATCGGGGGAAAAAACCTGCTGGCATTAGATCAGGTGCAACATCAGATTTCTAAAATACAAAGTGCTTTCACCATTTGTTCAGCCATGTGTATCCGAAGCAGTAAAACCAGCGGTATTGATAAAAATGTATCTTCTGCAGGAATTGAAGCAAATAGTATGAAGGCCGTAATTACTGATCTGATGCAGGAATCTGCGCAGTTATTAGTACAATTATCCGGTTCCAAAGGATATCGACTAAGTCATATTGGAGGTCGAGGCATTGTAGACAGTCGACCTTTTCAGATTTTTGAAGGTTCTAATGAAATGCTATATACTCAGATCTCAGAAATGGTGTTAAAACTAATGAGGAAAAAGAAAGAATTCAATCTTTTTGCTTTTCTTAAAGAATTTAATCTAACCGAAAAATCTTCCGAATACTTTAAAAAAGATATTGATTTCTCTCTCAAATTTGATCTCCCACAGCGCAAACTTGTTGATCTGGGAAAAGCCTTAGGCAGAATTATATCTGCTGATTTCGTTTTGTCATTGACAGAAACCGATTTCAGAAAAGACCTGATCGATAACTGCATTGTATCCCTGCAACAAGATATATCTAAATTGATAAACTCATATAACTTCAACAACCTGATTGACAGTATCGAAGAATACAAATCCAATAGTTCCTGGTTACAATTTTCTTAA